A window of Polaromonas hydrogenivorans contains these coding sequences:
- a CDS encoding ABC transporter permease, translated as MLDPAAFVHRPGSVRAEHLSAALPAFALAVMLGIIFWIQPRALSYFGINLLLNLSVPLILAAMAQMLIISLGDIDLSIGSFVGFVTCVVAVFLASAPLLAAAILLAAIGVYAGTAMLIFYRSLPSIVVTLGMSFVWLGLSLLILPSPGGLAPDWLTGLLDAKPPLLPLPVWIAVLAAACGHWAVMRSSYGVVLRGAGANPKAVARSGWSLVRVRVVVYAAAGCLAVLAGIVLSAITTSGDPNVAPAYTLLSIGAVILGGGSFTGGIISPVGVVIGAMTFSLAASLLSFLQLPPVWQTGAQGAILFLVLAGRVLVQGRKP; from the coding sequence ATGCTTGACCCCGCCGCCTTCGTCCACAGGCCTGGCAGCGTCCGGGCGGAGCACTTGTCGGCGGCCCTGCCGGCTTTCGCACTGGCGGTCATGCTCGGGATCATCTTCTGGATCCAGCCTCGCGCCTTGAGCTACTTCGGCATCAACCTGCTGCTGAACCTGTCGGTGCCGCTCATCCTCGCGGCCATGGCCCAGATGCTCATCATCAGCCTGGGCGACATCGATCTGTCCATTGGCAGCTTCGTCGGCTTCGTCACCTGCGTGGTGGCGGTCTTCCTCGCGTCCGCGCCGCTGTTGGCTGCGGCCATCCTGCTCGCGGCCATTGGCGTCTATGCGGGCACGGCCATGCTGATTTTCTACCGCAGCCTGCCCTCGATTGTGGTGACGCTGGGCATGTCCTTTGTGTGGCTGGGCCTGTCCCTGCTCATCCTTCCTTCGCCGGGTGGCCTGGCGCCGGACTGGCTGACCGGATTGCTCGATGCGAAGCCGCCGCTGTTGCCGCTGCCGGTATGGATCGCGGTGCTTGCGGCCGCATGCGGGCACTGGGCCGTCATGCGCTCGTCTTATGGTGTCGTGCTGCGCGGGGCGGGCGCGAACCCGAAAGCCGTGGCCCGTTCCGGCTGGTCGCTGGTGCGCGTTCGGGTGGTGGTCTACGCGGCCGCCGGCTGTCTGGCGGTGCTCGCGGGCATCGTGCTGAGCGCCATCACGACCTCGGGCGATCCCAACGTCGCGCCGGCCTACACCCTGCTCAGCATCGGCGCGGTGATCCTTGGCGGCGGCTCGTTCACCGGCGGGATCATCTCGCCCGTCGGCGTCGTGATCGGCGCGATGACGTTTTCCCTGGCGGCTTCGCTGCTCAGCTTTCTGCAGCTTCCTCCGGTGTGGCAAACCGGCGCCCAGGGCGCCATCCTCTTCCTCGTGCTGGCCGGACGCGTCCTCGTCCAGGGACGCAAGCCATGA
- a CDS encoding sugar ABC transporter ATP-binding protein: MTCAAPFSPRSLDRGPLTVSNVRQHFGAVQALAGIDFSVAPGEVVGLVGHNGAGKSTLMHILAGTLQRDSGTLSISGEEISGRYDPCAANARGIRCVFQELSLCQNLDLVENTRIAHPGLRGFGWRKRAAQLIREQLDAVFPGHGMALDAVVGKLPIGQRQMAEIARAYTVTSEPLRFVILDEPTSSLGHHAARQALDFVAASARRGVAAILISHRLEDILRICGRVVVMVDGRIVANRPTEGLSRDGIVALMGHLQAEPRSRPEAIRAQPAAAPVRKLSGADSRDHPIEVYQGEIVGLAGLDGHGQRECLRRLHAASMKRRRSGPPVAYVAGDRQAEGLFPLWSITKNLSIGCLKALRRNALICAAAEASLAREWVATMGLKTAGIDLPVLSLSGGNQQKLLFARALASRAELVFLDDPLRGVDVGTKQSVYRHIRQEADKGRSFVWYTSEVGELTNCDRVYVFREQRVVAVLTGSAITEASIIDLSFRGRG; this comes from the coding sequence ATGACCTGCGCGGCCCCTTTCAGTCCCAGGAGCCTCGACCGGGGGCCGCTCACTGTCTCGAACGTCCGCCAGCACTTCGGAGCCGTCCAGGCGCTGGCCGGAATCGATTTTTCCGTCGCTCCCGGAGAAGTCGTGGGGCTTGTCGGCCACAACGGGGCCGGCAAATCGACACTCATGCACATTCTCGCGGGAACGCTGCAACGCGATTCGGGAACGCTTTCGATCAGCGGTGAAGAAATCTCCGGCCGCTACGACCCGTGCGCCGCCAACGCTCGCGGCATACGCTGCGTGTTCCAGGAGTTGTCGCTCTGCCAGAACCTTGACCTGGTGGAAAACACCCGCATCGCGCACCCCGGCCTGCGCGGTTTTGGATGGCGAAAGCGGGCGGCGCAGCTGATCCGCGAGCAGCTCGACGCGGTGTTTCCCGGGCACGGCATGGCACTCGATGCCGTGGTCGGCAAACTGCCCATCGGCCAGCGGCAGATGGCTGAGATTGCACGCGCCTACACGGTGACCAGCGAGCCCTTGCGATTCGTGATCCTCGATGAACCGACCTCTTCGCTGGGCCACCATGCGGCACGGCAGGCGCTGGACTTCGTCGCCGCATCCGCCAGGCGCGGTGTCGCGGCCATCCTGATTTCCCACCGCCTGGAAGACATCCTGCGCATCTGCGGGCGCGTTGTGGTGATGGTTGACGGCCGCATCGTCGCGAACCGCCCCACCGAAGGGCTGTCGCGCGACGGCATCGTGGCACTGATGGGCCACCTCCAGGCTGAGCCGCGCAGCAGGCCCGAAGCCATCCGGGCGCAGCCGGCCGCTGCGCCAGTACGCAAGCTGTCCGGCGCGGACAGCCGGGATCACCCCATCGAGGTGTACCAAGGCGAAATCGTCGGGTTGGCCGGCCTCGACGGCCACGGTCAGCGCGAGTGCCTGCGCAGGCTGCATGCCGCCAGCATGAAGCGACGGCGTTCGGGGCCGCCGGTCGCCTACGTTGCCGGCGACCGGCAGGCCGAAGGCCTGTTCCCGCTGTGGTCCATCACGAAGAACCTGTCCATCGGCTGCCTCAAGGCGCTGCGCAGAAATGCACTGATCTGCGCCGCCGCCGAGGCTAGCCTGGCACGCGAGTGGGTGGCGACCATGGGCCTGAAAACAGCCGGCATCGACCTGCCCGTCCTCAGCCTCAGCGGCGGCAACCAGCAAAAGCTGCTGTTCGCCCGTGCCCTTGCTTCCAGGGCCGAACTGGTGTTCCTGGACGACCCCTTGCGCGGGGTTGACGTGGGCACCAAGCAGTCGGTTTACCGGCACATCCGGCAAGAGGCCGACAAGGGCCGCTCCTTCGTCTGGTACACCTCCGAAGTGGGCGAGCTGACGAACTGCGACCGCGTCTATGTCTTTCGCGAGCAACGCGTGGTGGCTGTGCTGACCGGCAGCGCCATCACAGAGGCCAGCATCATCGACCTGTCCTTCAGGGGGCGCGGTTGA
- a CDS encoding ABC transporter permease, protein MKRAGLPGWCQPWMFSFVAAALMGLISAAWSGRGGAEILSVALAFSVFSVLVGTGQMLVIASGPGNIDLSVPAVITLSAYLSMGMMQGNDALVAAGFALALAVGLLAGVLNFLSILALRLPPLIATLAWSFMFQSVAMHVGAEATVKPPALLAALTVQRVAGVQVLVVITVLVSVLVAVLLNRSISGRHLLATGQSAAAARLTGIPIHRVRLAAYAACGAFSGVTGFLLAGFTGGAALNMGDAYLMEAIAVVVIGGTSVAGGQANAIGIWGAALFLNLLASMLNTVRVEAPVRLILTGLIIILVLPVATRPARA, encoded by the coding sequence ATGAAGCGCGCTGGCCTGCCGGGCTGGTGCCAGCCCTGGATGTTCAGCTTTGTGGCTGCGGCGCTGATGGGGCTGATCAGCGCCGCGTGGTCGGGCCGGGGCGGCGCGGAGATCCTGTCCGTGGCGCTGGCCTTCAGCGTCTTCAGCGTCCTCGTGGGCACCGGCCAGATGCTGGTCATCGCCTCGGGGCCCGGCAATATCGATCTCTCGGTCCCGGCCGTCATCACTTTGTCGGCCTATCTGTCCATGGGCATGATGCAGGGCAATGACGCCCTTGTCGCGGCGGGATTCGCGCTGGCGCTCGCTGTCGGGCTGCTGGCCGGCGTGCTGAACTTCCTGTCGATACTCGCCTTGCGCCTTCCGCCCCTCATCGCCACCCTCGCCTGGAGCTTCATGTTTCAATCCGTGGCCATGCATGTGGGCGCAGAGGCAACCGTCAAGCCACCGGCCCTGCTGGCCGCCTTGACGGTGCAACGCGTTGCCGGCGTGCAAGTCCTGGTCGTGATCACCGTGCTGGTCAGTGTCCTGGTTGCCGTCCTGCTCAACCGCAGCATTTCGGGACGCCATCTGCTGGCGACCGGGCAAAGCGCCGCAGCGGCGCGGCTCACGGGAATCCCCATTCATCGCGTGCGCCTGGCAGCCTATGCGGCCTGCGGCGCGTTCTCCGGCGTCACGGGTTTCCTGCTGGCCGGCTTTACCGGAGGAGCCGCGCTGAACATGGGCGACGCGTATCTGATGGAGGCCATCGCCGTGGTCGTCATCGGTGGCACGAGCGTTGCCGGCGGCCAGGCGAACGCCATCGGTATCTGGGGCGCCGCCCTGTTCCTCAATCTGCTGGCGTCGATGCTCAACACGGTCCGCGTGGAAGCCCCGGTTCGCTTGATCCTCACCGGCCTCATCATCATCCTTGTCCTTCCGGTGGCGACGCGCCCGGCTCGCGCCTGA